One Luteolibacter sp. Y139 genomic window, CTTCGCCTGCTCGGTGGCAGCGACCGCTTCCGGCAACTGATCCGCCGCTTCGCTGCGCTGCTGGCGCGCCTCCGCCAATTGCTCCGCAGTCTTCTCCGCAATCTTCGCCTGCTCCTTCTGCAAGGCCTCGCGAATTCCTTCGGGTGAACTCACCGGCGTCTGCTTCGACTTCTCCTCCAAACCCTTCTGCGACTCACTCAGCGCCTTCGCTTCTTCCGCAAGCTTCTTCGCCTCCTCCGCCTGCGCCTCTAACACCTCGGCCCGCGCCTGCGGCTGCTCGCGCAATTGTTGCCGTAACTGCTCCTCCACCCCGCGCTGGCGATCCTGCCACTGCTGGTCCATCGGCGCCTGCTGCTGCGCGGTCGCCTGCTTCTCAGCCTGCCGCGCCAGCTCGCGCTGCTGCTGGGCCAGTTCTTGAAAGCGAGCCAGCTCCTCCACCTTCCGCCGATCGCGATCCATCGCTTCGCGCGCCTTCTCGAGATTCTTCACCGCGGCCTCCGCCTGCTCGCGGGCGTTGTCGAGCTTCTCCTCACGCCGCTGCTGCCCATCCTGCAAAGGCGCACTCTCCAGCTCCTGCCGCGCCTGCGCCAGTTGCTCCGATGCCTTGCGTACTTCGTCCGCCTTCGTCGCATGCACGCTCTCCTGCATCTGCTCCGCCAGCTTCTGCAAATCCTCCTGCGCCTTGGCCAAGCGATCGCGGGCTTCCTCGAAATGCTTCACCGCATCCTTGCTCAGCTCATCCTTCTGCATCTCGCCGCGATGCCAATCCATCCGCTCCCGGGCTTCGCGCGCCTCGCGCATCGCCGTCTCGATCGTCTCGCGTGCGCCATCATGCTCCGCCCGCAATTCCTGCCGCGCCAGCGACTCGGCATTCTGGTCGATCTTAATGAGAAGCCACTCGGAATTCCCCACGCCCGGCCCCTCAAGCTCAGCAGGCCGCGCATCCACCGCCCTCACCCTCAGACGCAGTTCATTCGCTCCCGGCCAGGCTTCTAACAACTCACCCACCGCCATCTCGCTCTCGCCGCGATAACGCGCGGGCTTCGCCGGGCCACCAAGCTTCTCCGGCAAGCTTCGCTCCAAACGCCGCGGCTCCTGGTCATTCGTCTTCACTTCCAGCTGCAGCGCCGCCACGCCGAAATCCTCCGTCACCTCATAGCGCAGACCGAGCACCTCATCCGGCCGCACCCGCAATTCGGTGGCCACGGGGCTCAGCCAGCGCACCGCAGGAGAAAGATCCTCCAGCACCCGCACCGGAAACCGCAGCGCTTCCACTTCACGGCCCAGCCGATGCTTCAATTTCAGCACCGCTTCGCCCGAACCTTCCTTGTTCAAGTTCCAAGCCAACTCGACGCGCCCCCCGGAAGCCGACTTCTCCACCGTCCCGTCCGCGATCCGCTTGCCATCGATCTCCAGCCACGCAGCCTCCACCGCTGTGTTCAGTGCGCCGCTCAGATCCACCTTCGTCCCGCGCACCGCCTCGATCCCACGACCCAGCGGCTCCTCCTTCGGCAATAATCCCGTATACTCCGGAAAGCTCAGCTTCACCCGCGGCTCCGGCAACGTTGGAGACGGCCACACGGTCACGTCGTAGCCGTCGCTTTCGCCGCGACCGGCGCGGGCCTTGTAGTGAAAACCTTCACGCACCGGGTCCAGGCGATAGCTCCACGCATCTCCCGCCGGCAGCATCGGCTGGACGATCTCATTGCCTGCCGGAGTGGTCATCACCACCTCCAGGTCCTTGGCTGGACCATCATATTTGATCGCGATCTCCAGCGCATCGCCTTCCAGCAATTCCACATTGCCCGGCTTCACGGAAAACTTCAGGGCCCCTGCATTCCCCAGCGTACTGAAGGGCGCCACCGCCCGCACCGCAAGCCGCACCGCCTCCTTCGGCCACACCACAAAGAGCAGCAAAAGTAGCGCCGCAAACGCGATCGCAGGACGCGCCCACTTCTTCGCCGCACCCACCGCCTTCAACTCCGCCCGCGCATCCACCTTGCCCACATCATCACCCGCCGCCTTCGCAAGCTCCTCTAACAGACTCTCCGAAACCCCGCCATGACCGCCGCCCAATTCCAGCACCGTGCTCATGCGCTCCTCGATCTCCGGATGCCGTCCCTCGATCCACCGCGCCACTTGCACCAGCCCGATCTTCCGCAGCAATGGCCTCAGTCCAATTGCCGCCGCTGCCAAAGTCCCGAGCACCCACACCCCGAACATCGCCCAGCGCGCAGCCTGGGGCAGCGGTGCGAGGAAATGATCCAGCGCCATCATCACCAGCAAGCCTCCGAGCATCACGGTTGCGATCACCAGCCCACCGCGCGTCCATTGCGCACGCCGGATGCTCGACCGCACTGCTTCCAGCCGTTGTCCGATTTCCTGTCTCGCTTTCTCCGTGCTCATGACATGGCTCCTTTCATCGCATCACGGCAGCCCACCTCCACGGCGGACCACCCATTCGGCTGCCAGAAGCAGGGCGAACAGGCCCAGCACCAGCGCATTGTCCCATAGCGGCGTCTCGCGCAGTTCCTTGCGCGCATCGCCTTCCTTCAAAAACAATCCTGTTAGATCCCCGGCATGCTCCGCATCCACGACCTTGCCACCGGAAAGCTGGGCCACCGTATCTAACAATGGCCGGTTCAAGGTCGTCTCCGCCAGCTCCACCGGCCCGCGCGACCCTACCACCCGGAAGCCCGCCGTCACGGCGGCGCTGCCATCCTCCGCGGAAAGCCGGTCCGCCTCCTTGCCACGCAGCCGCACCTCATAGCGTCCTGGCTTGGCCAACGGCGCGAGTTCGGCTTCATGGAGGCCATTGGACCCTGCGACCGGGCTCAACGGCACGCTCGATATCACTTCCCCGTTCTGCACCAGCTCGGCCTTCAAACTCTCATCCGTCACAGGATTCAAATCCGCATCGCGCAGACGGGCCGTCACCTTGATCCGGTCATCCGCGGTATAAGTAAGTTGGTCCGTCCCCAGCCGCACCCGCGAACCCCCGGCACGCAGCACCGGCCCCGCACCCCACCTCACCATGTTGCCCCAGAAGCGGTGGTGATACAAATCCCCCGCCCCCTCGCGCAGCCGCCACGTCCGGTCTGTTAGAAGCAGCGCCACCTTGCCCTTGCCCGTCTGCCGCGTGACCAGAAGCGCCGAGGCTGCCTCCTTCTCACGCCGCTTTGCCAGCGCATCCAAAGCTGCATTCAGCCCCTCGCCGCCACCAATCTCCTCGCCTTGGTTGTCGCCATTCGCGGTCAGCAAGACCTCCGCACCCTCCTTCAAGCCATGGATCGGCTGCCGCCACGAGATCGCCGGAAAGCCGGCCCACACCGCACCATTCGCCGCCTCCCCCGTCGCTTGTTGGACCAAGGGGTGCCCCCGCCCTTCCGCGGTCAAGGCAAAGCGGAATGGCTCTCCACCCGTCGAATAGAACGTACGATGCCTCTCGTAGGTCTCCACCGGCACCAGGTCGCGCCCCGTTTCCGAAACAATCCCATGCGGCATATACTGCGGCCCCGCGATCATCACCAGCAGGGCCGCCCGCTCCTTGACGCAGTCGGAAAGGATCTTCCAGTCGCGTTCATCCAGCGCATCCGGCGGGATGTCACCCAGGATGATCACGTCGAACTTCCGCCATTCCGCCTCGTCCTTCGGCAAGCGCGTCGCCTGGGCATCTCCGAAAGGCCGCGTGGCCGAAGCCGGAATCAGGGCATCGCTCTGCCCCTCGATCTTGTCCGGGTGAAGCAGCACGTACTGCAGCTGCACCGACTTGTCGCGGCCGTAGAAAAGATTGCGCAGGTAGCGGAATTCCCAGCGAGGAGAACCCTCCACGATCAGCACATTCGTCCGAGCATCGGTGATCGAAGTCTCGAACTCCCACGCATTGTTATCCGCGAACCGCTCGCCCTCCAGGCTGGCGATCTCAATTCGAAAGCCACCCACCCCGCCCTCCTTCGGCACCGTCGTGAAACGCACCTCTTCCCGATGATGATCCTGCGGGATGGAAATCTCGCGCGCCTCGATCTCCTCGTTGCCGCGCATCAGCTTCACCTTCGCCTGCTTGCCCTTGTAGCCGTCGAATTTCAGCATCGCCGTCACCCGCATCTTGTCGCCGAGGTGGATCGCCTCCGGCGCCTTCACTTCCAGAACGGACGCATCGCGCGGCGGCTCGGCGCTGCCCGTTGCCACCACGCCCACCGGCGCATCCAGGATGCCAAAGCGCCGCGCCACATCCTCCACCCGGCTCGGGCGATTGTGGCGGCCATCGCTCACCATGATCACTCCCGCCAGATCATCCGGTGGCACCTGCTCCAAGACTGTCCCGAGCGCCGCAGCCAAATCCGTCGCATCGCCCCACCCCTCAGCCTCGCCTTCCCCAGCCTCCCTCACACTTCGCGCCGCACGCACCGTGCGGACCTTCATCGACTCGGAAAGCTTCTTCACCAGCCCAGCCTGCTCCAGACCTCGCTCGCCAAGCTCCAGCCGGGTCGCCGCCGCTCCATCGTCCTTCAGATGCATCGACGCCGAGTCATCCAGCACCACCACCACTTCGCGATTCCGCGCTCGTTCGACCATCCGCACCCACACCGGCTCCACGAGGATCCACCCCAGCACCGCCAGTGCCATCAGGCGCAGGGCCACCACCGCACGCCCGCGCTGCGGCGTCACCGCACCCACTTCGTAGCGATACAGCCAGAGTATCCCTTCCGCCGCCGCCGCTCCCACCAGCGCCACCGCCCACAACGGCCACTCCGGCGACAAGCGCACGAGCTTCCCCACGCCGCGGAGCAGCCCCCACAGCCCCAGAAAAATGATCGGAAATCGGACCAGCACCTTCATGCCAAGCCCCGCTCTCCCCGAATTTGCACCACAATCGACATTCCCGTCCTCAACGACCGGGAAACGTTAGCTATTTCAACGAAGTCTGTCGTGAAATTTTATGCACATTCAAACCCCGCTCCGCAGGATCTCCAGCGGCGGGTGATGACAAACACCACGGCTCAGGGCCAAACCTCCGATCACCGAGATCCCCGTCGCCGCCGCAAACGCTCCCGCCACCACTGTAAGGTCCGGCCACGGCGATCCCTGGAACACGAACTTCGCCAGCGCCGCATTCCCCGCCACGGCAAGCACCACCCCGGTCAACGCCGACAACACCCCCAGCGCGGCATACTCGATCACCAGGATCGTCCGCACCTGCTTCGCCGAAGCACCGAGCGTCCGCAGCAGCACGCTTTCCCGCAACCGCACGTCACGTCCATTGAGCAACGTGCCAATCACGATCGGCAATCCCGCCAGCACCGTGAATCCAGCCAGCACCGAAATGACCGTCGAGATCTTGGTGACAATATCCCGCACCGTTTCGAGCACCAGCGTCAGGTCGATGGCCGTGACGTTTCCAAACTCGGCGATCAAGGCTCGCTGCAACTCCCCGGAAGCCGCCGGCGTCGGCGTCCTCGTGGTTACCACATGGAAACCCGGCGCGTCCTCCAGCACACCCGGCGGAAAGACCATGAAGAAGTTCAGGTTGAAGCGACTCCAGTCCACCTTGCGCAAGCTCGTGACCTTCGCCTTCACCGTCACTCCCTGCACATCCAGCGTAAGCTCATCCCCCACCTTCACCTTCATGTCCTTGGCGATCTGCTCCTCAAGCGAAAGCGGCACCGGTTGATTCTTATCAGGCACCGACGCCTCCCACTTCCCTGCCACCAGCGTTTCCGTGGCGTTCATTTCCGCACGATAGGTCGAGCGGAACTCACGTCGCGCAATCCAGCGCGGGATGTTGGGCACATCGCGCACCGCCACGCCGCGAATCGACTCGATGCGCATGGTCACCATCGGCGCGCTCTCCAGCACTGGCATCCCCTGCTTCTCCACGGTCTTCCGCACCCCATCGAGCTGATCCGGCTGCACGTCGATCAGGTAAAGGTTCGGACTATTGGCATTCTGGGTAACATTCAGCCGCTGGCGGATCAGACTTCCGACAAGCAAAACCGTCACTAACAGGAACGTCCCCAGTCCCAGCGAAAGCAGGAACAGCAAAGTCTGGTTGCGAGGCCGGTGGAGATTGGAAAGGCCCTGCCGCAACAGGTACGGCCAGCGCGAATTCACCGCACGACGTGTGACCACTATCAAGAGCTTGGCCACGCCAACCAGCACCCCGAACGCAATGGCCAAACCACCCACCAGCGACAGCGCGCGCTTCCACTCCGGATCATTGGTCAAGGCAAGCAATACCAGCAGCCCGACCAATAGCGCATACACCGGCAACGCCCGCAGCGTGTTCCCTTCCAAAGTCGCCCCACCTCTCAAAGTCGCCGCCGGCGAAATGCGTCGGATCTTCAACAGCGGCAGCAGCGCAAACCCACAGCACACTGCAAAGCCCGCCGCGGTCGTCTTCGCGACCACCGCCCACTCCGGCGCAGGCTCCACCGAAATCGGCAACTGCCCTTGGAACGCGGCAAGCGTTCCCATCTGCAAGGCGATCCCTAACACGGCCCCCACGATCGCCCCTAACAGACCGAGAGCCGCGGCCTGCACGAAGTAGATCCCGAACGCCACCTGCCCCGGACACCCGAGGCATCGCAAGATTGCCACCGTCGGCACCCGCCTTACCACATGCGCATGCACCGCACCCGCCACACCGATCGCTCCGAGCACCAGCGCCGCCAGCGCCAGGATGCCCAGGAACCGCTGGAAATTCTCCAGCGCATCACCCAGATTTTCACGTCGATCGGCCGGCGTCTCTAACCTCCAGGCGTTGTCAGGAAAGTCATCCCGCACCTTGTCCTTCAAGCTCGCCGGCGCATCGGGAATCGCCAGATGCACCTGATGCATCGCCATGCTGTTCTTCGATAGCAGCCCGCTGCGCTCCACATCCCCCAACCTCACATAAGCCTCCGGCGCAAAACCGCTGAAACGGCTGCTCTTCGGCGCACCCTTCGTCACCGAACCGAGAATCGGCAGCTTCACGCCACCAAGCTCGACCTCATCACCGACCTTGGCGCTGAACTGATCTAACAAAGCTGGCTCTAACAAAATCCCCGGACCCTCCTTCAGCTTCTGCCAGCCATCCGCCGGCTTCGTCTCGACCTGCCCGTAGTAAGGATACCCACCCTCGATTCCCCGCACCTGCACCATCCGCGCACCACCTCCGGGGAGGAACTTCAGCATCGAAGGGAAAGTCGTCTCGCGACTGATCTCCCTCGCCATTCCTTTCAAGCGCGCTAGATCCTTCTCCGATAGCGGCTGGCGCGTCGAAACCTGCAAGTCCGAGCCCAGCAAGGCCTTCGCCTGCGTCTCGATCCCCGTCTGCACGCTCTCCTTCAGCGAATGGATCGCGACGAGGGCCGCAATCCCCGACACGATCGCCAGCGAAAAGATCAGCAGCCGTCCGCGCTGCGAGCGGCTGTCCCGCCATGCCATCCGCCACGTCCATGGATGAAAAAGCGCGGCGAGGAAGAATCTTGGAAGGGAACGGTCACCGGAACTCATGCGCGTGTAGTCAGCAAATCCAGCGGCACCTTGACATCCGGCACGGATTTGACAAACGGGAGCTTTGCTCAGGAACTCCTTTGCTTCGATTTCCCTGAATTCGTCCCGTCAAACCAAGCTACGGCGGTCATTTGCCAATCGCTCCTTGCGCCACGGCATACCTCTCTCCATGGTCTCATCGAATCATCTCTTGATTCCTATGCTATGGAACCGCTCATCATCCTTTCGAATCTGGGTCGGGTGCGTGCCCTGACCTTCCGCGCGGCGGGCGACGACCCGCGGCAGCATGCTCACCTCAGCGAAATCCCGGGCAGCCGGGTGGAACTGCGACCGCAATCCGTGACCAAAGTGGTAACCGACCAAGCCGGGCGTTCTCCGCAAAGCGGCCCTGTTGGAGTCGCCTCTGGCATGTCCTTCGGAGAAGCGCACGGGCTGGAGACCGAACTGGAACGCCAGGCCTTGGCGAGAATCGCCATGGAAATCGGCGACCGCGTCAAGGCGGAGGGAAATCCCCGCTGGCATCTCGTCGCACCCGTCACGATCCTGTCCGCCCTTCAAAAGGCACTCCCTGCTTCGGCCCGGAAATCCTTGGCAGGAACCACGGCTGGCGACCTCACGAAGCTCCCTGTCGCAAAGCTGGAGACCCAGCTCCTTCACAATGGCGCCATGAGGTGATCTCCCCTCGGGGAATCCTTTCGAATCCGCCCTGTGCCCGGTGGGTGCATTGACACACCGGCACAGGCGCGGCTTCATCCGGCCCATGCCCGAGCGCTTCACCGGTGGTTTCGTCCAGACCAATGGCTATTTGATCGAAACCCCCGATGGCTCGCACCTCTTGGTCGACGCACCCGCGGGATCGGCCGCTTGGCTGAAGGCAAAGGGTATCGTCCCGACAGCCCTTCTACTGACCCACCAGCACTACGATCACGTCGAGGACGCCGCCGCCGTGGCCGCCATGGGGGTTCGGGTCTTCGCCCACGCGGCCTACTCCACGGACCTGACCTTGGAGGAAATGATGCGCAGCTACGGGATGCCCGTTCACGTCGAGCCCTACGCCGTCGACGAGTTGCTGGAAGGCCGCACCTCACTGGAAATCAACGGACTCCGCCTGGAATTGGCCCACGTCCCCGGCCACTCTCCGGACAGCGTGACCTTCTTCATCCGGGAGAGCGGCGAACTCTTCTCCGGCGACACCCTGTTCGAGGGCTCGATCGGCCGGCCCGACCTCCCCGGCGGCGATGGCCCCCTGCTCATCGACGGCATCCGCGAAAAGCTTTTCGTCCTCCCGGAAAACACGCAGGTGTTCCCCGGCCACGGCCCGACGACCACGATCGGCGCGGAACGTGCTGGAAATCCCTACTGCGGCGATTGATCGGCACGAACAGCCCGCCGGGCGGCGTTATCATCCCGGAGAAATCCGCTGGAAATCCGGGGCTGTCCCTGCGAGTTTCGCAAAGCTGATGAATCAACCGACGTTTAACGCCTGATACGATGGCCCATGATCCCAAAACGCCGGTAGAAACTCCCATGCCGGAGTCGTTGCGCCGGCAGCTCGAGCAGTTTCGCCGGCAGCTCTGGCGGAACAAGATCGCGGAGGCACTGCT contains:
- a CDS encoding MBL fold metallo-hydrolase, producing the protein MPERFTGGFVQTNGYLIETPDGSHLLVDAPAGSAAWLKAKGIVPTALLLTHQHYDHVEDAAAVAAMGVRVFAHAAYSTDLTLEEMMRSYGMPVHVEPYAVDELLEGRTSLEINGLRLELAHVPGHSPDSVTFFIRESGELFSGDTLFEGSIGRPDLPGGDGPLLIDGIREKLFVLPENTQVFPGHGPTTTIGAERAGNPYCGD
- a CDS encoding host attachment protein encodes the protein MEPLIILSNLGRVRALTFRAAGDDPRQHAHLSEIPGSRVELRPQSVTKVVTDQAGRSPQSGPVGVASGMSFGEAHGLETELERQALARIAMEIGDRVKAEGNPRWHLVAPVTILSALQKALPASARKSLAGTTAGDLTKLPVAKLETQLLHNGAMR
- a CDS encoding ABC transporter permease, translated to MSSGDRSLPRFFLAALFHPWTWRMAWRDSRSQRGRLLIFSLAIVSGIAALVAIHSLKESVQTGIETQAKALLGSDLQVSTRQPLSEKDLARLKGMAREISRETTFPSMLKFLPGGGARMVQVRGIEGGYPYYGQVETKPADGWQKLKEGPGILLEPALLDQFSAKVGDEVELGGVKLPILGSVTKGAPKSSRFSGFAPEAYVRLGDVERSGLLSKNSMAMHQVHLAIPDAPASLKDKVRDDFPDNAWRLETPADRRENLGDALENFQRFLGILALAALVLGAIGVAGAVHAHVVRRVPTVAILRCLGCPGQVAFGIYFVQAAALGLLGAIVGAVLGIALQMGTLAAFQGQLPISVEPAPEWAVVAKTTAAGFAVCCGFALLPLLKIRRISPAATLRGGATLEGNTLRALPVYALLVGLLVLLALTNDPEWKRALSLVGGLAIAFGVLVGVAKLLIVVTRRAVNSRWPYLLRQGLSNLHRPRNQTLLFLLSLGLGTFLLVTVLLVGSLIRQRLNVTQNANSPNLYLIDVQPDQLDGVRKTVEKQGMPVLESAPMVTMRIESIRGVAVRDVPNIPRWIARREFRSTYRAEMNATETLVAGKWEASVPDKNQPVPLSLEEQIAKDMKVKVGDELTLDVQGVTVKAKVTSLRKVDWSRFNLNFFMVFPPGVLEDAPGFHVVTTRTPTPAASGELQRALIAEFGNVTAIDLTLVLETVRDIVTKISTVISVLAGFTVLAGLPIVIGTLLNGRDVRLRESVLLRTLGASAKQVRTILVIEYAALGVLSALTGVVLAVAGNAALAKFVFQGSPWPDLTVVAGAFAAATGISVIGGLALSRGVCHHPPLEILRSGV